One region of Streptomyces subrutilus genomic DNA includes:
- a CDS encoding peptide ABC transporter substrate-binding protein, whose translation MRGATSAKWVAGAVIVAMAATACSTSKDEAGSKAGGNITVVLGEPQHGLIGQNTAESEGAEVLNALFVGLVEYDNKTNEPKLAVAESIETTDSKVWTVKLKDGYTFHNGEKVDAQSFVRAWNWGANQDNAAEGLPFFDKIEGSEELAPGKDKKPTATELKGLKVVDEKTFTVTLKAPFSQFKTMLGYNAFYPLPKAFEADPKKFGEAPIGNGAFQMDGAWEHNKQIKIKRYDKFGGEKAKLEGVTFKIYDNLDTAYNDLRADTIQIVDKLPISAMATVSQEFGDRYLYKPESGVGYVGLPLKTNPEAFGKVEIRKAISMAIDRDAITKTIFNGTRKPADDFISPIVPGYRKGALGEVGTYNPTKAKELFTQAGGIPGNKIELGYNADGGHKEWIEAVANQLKANLGLEVTAKPFAKFGDMLTDLGDQKYKGAFRMAWSMDYPAAENYLRPIFSKIAIDHGSNYGAYESAEFEALMDQADKTANEAEALKLYQQADDVIIKDLPYIPVFTYMSSSAYSKSVKNVEIDAQGRMDLAKVELN comes from the coding sequence ATGCGCGGAGCAACGAGCGCCAAGTGGGTCGCGGGTGCCGTCATCGTGGCGATGGCTGCCACGGCTTGCAGCACCAGCAAGGACGAGGCCGGCAGCAAGGCCGGTGGAAACATCACCGTGGTCCTCGGCGAGCCGCAGCACGGCCTGATCGGCCAGAACACCGCCGAGTCCGAAGGCGCTGAGGTTCTCAACGCGCTCTTCGTCGGTCTGGTCGAGTACGACAACAAGACCAACGAGCCGAAGCTCGCGGTCGCCGAGTCCATCGAGACCACGGACTCGAAGGTCTGGACCGTCAAGCTGAAGGACGGCTACACCTTCCACAACGGTGAGAAGGTCGACGCTCAGTCGTTCGTCCGCGCCTGGAACTGGGGCGCCAACCAGGACAACGCGGCCGAGGGCCTGCCGTTCTTCGACAAGATCGAGGGCTCCGAGGAGCTGGCGCCGGGCAAGGACAAGAAGCCCACCGCCACCGAGCTCAAGGGCCTGAAGGTCGTCGACGAGAAGACCTTCACCGTCACGCTGAAGGCTCCGTTCTCCCAGTTCAAGACCATGCTGGGCTACAACGCCTTCTACCCGCTGCCGAAGGCCTTCGAAGCCGACCCGAAGAAGTTCGGCGAGGCCCCGATCGGCAACGGCGCCTTCCAGATGGACGGCGCCTGGGAGCACAACAAGCAGATCAAGATCAAGCGCTACGACAAGTTCGGTGGCGAGAAGGCGAAGCTCGAGGGCGTCACCTTCAAGATCTACGACAACCTGGACACGGCGTACAACGACCTGCGCGCCGACACCATCCAGATCGTCGACAAGCTCCCGATCTCGGCGATGGCCACCGTCTCCCAGGAGTTCGGCGACCGCTACCTGTACAAGCCCGAGTCGGGCGTCGGCTACGTCGGCCTCCCGCTGAAGACCAACCCCGAGGCGTTCGGCAAGGTCGAGATCCGCAAGGCGATCTCGATGGCCATCGACCGGGACGCCATCACGAAGACCATCTTCAACGGCACCCGCAAGCCGGCCGACGACTTCATCAGCCCCATCGTCCCGGGCTACCGCAAGGGCGCCCTGGGTGAGGTCGGTACGTACAACCCGACCAAGGCCAAGGAGCTCTTCACCCAGGCCGGCGGCATCCCCGGCAACAAGATCGAGCTCGGCTACAACGCCGACGGCGGCCACAAGGAGTGGATCGAGGCCGTCGCCAACCAGCTGAAGGCGAACCTCGGCCTCGAGGTCACCGCCAAGCCGTTCGCCAAGTTCGGCGACATGCTGACCGACCTCGGCGACCAGAAGTACAAGGGCGCGTTCCGTATGGCGTGGTCCATGGACTACCCGGCGGCCGAGAACTACCTCCGCCCGATCTTCTCGAAGATCGCGATCGACCACGGCTCCAACTACGGTGCGTACGAGAGCGCCGAGTTCGAGGCGCTGATGGACCAGGCCGACAAGACCGCCAACGAGGCGGAGGCCCTCAAGCTGTACCAGCAGGCCGATGACGTGATCATCAAGGACCTGCCGTACATCCCGGTCTTCACCTACATGTCTTCCTCGGCCTACTCCAAGTCCGTGAAGAACGTTGAGATCGACGCCCAGGGCCGCATGGACCTGGCCAAGGTCGAGCTCAACTAA
- a CDS encoding ABC transporter permease yields MGRYLIRRLIQAIPVLFGATFLIYALTLGLGDPVQALAGEKKADPLVAAMLRQKYHLDDPFLLQYWNYITNVFQGNFGETLNGRQVLDLITEAFPYTINLAIVAFVIEAVFGVLAGIMAALRRGRFLDQLVLLSTLFLISIPVFVTGFMLQLILGVEAKALGIDFFPVSFNEADGFKAYILPGYILASTSLAYVARLTRTSMMETMRADYVRTATAKGLPRRRVVVNHALRNALIPIVTFLGADLGALMGGAVITENIFNINGIGGLIAQAIRLDQGTVLVGVVTLLVLVYLIANLIVDLLYAVLDPRIRYA; encoded by the coding sequence ATGGGCCGCTACCTCATCCGCCGACTCATACAGGCGATCCCTGTACTGTTCGGTGCCACATTCCTGATCTACGCGCTGACTCTCGGGCTGGGCGACCCCGTCCAGGCACTCGCCGGTGAGAAGAAGGCCGACCCGCTCGTCGCGGCGATGCTGCGCCAGAAGTACCACCTCGACGACCCGTTCCTGCTCCAGTACTGGAACTACATCACCAATGTGTTCCAGGGGAACTTCGGCGAGACGCTGAACGGGCGCCAGGTCCTCGACCTCATCACCGAGGCGTTCCCGTACACGATCAACCTGGCGATCGTCGCGTTCGTCATCGAGGCCGTGTTCGGCGTGCTCGCCGGCATCATGGCAGCCCTGCGCCGAGGCAGGTTCCTCGACCAGCTGGTGCTGCTGTCGACGCTGTTCCTCATCTCGATCCCGGTGTTCGTGACCGGCTTCATGCTCCAGCTCATCCTCGGAGTGGAAGCGAAGGCCCTCGGCATCGACTTCTTCCCGGTCTCCTTCAACGAGGCCGACGGGTTCAAGGCGTACATCCTCCCCGGCTACATCCTGGCCTCGACCTCTCTGGCGTACGTGGCCCGGCTGACGCGCACCAGCATGATGGAGACCATGCGCGCGGACTACGTCCGCACCGCGACGGCCAAGGGTCTGCCCCGCCGCCGGGTCGTGGTCAACCACGCGCTGCGCAACGCCCTCATCCCGATCGTCACGTTCCTCGGCGCCGACCTCGGCGCTCTGATGGGTGGCGCGGTCATCACCGAGAACATCTTCAACATCAACGGCATCGGCGGCCTGATCGCCCAGGCCATCCGCCTCGACCAGGGCACCGTGCTCGTCGGCGTGGTCACGCTCCTCGTCCTCGTGTACCTCATCGCCAACCTGATCGTGGACCTGCTCTACGCCGTGCTCGACCCGAGGATCCGCTATGCGTGA
- a CDS encoding ABC transporter permease, whose product MRDTTSVEDSMTDTQTAGAPAAGATVDKGGKNADKKPERVASLWSDAVHDLRRNPVFLIGAFLVFCLLVLAVVPQWFTSGSPYEATACTLQDSLKRPSAEHWFGFDIQGCDIYTRTIWATRNSVIVGILTTTVVLLVGGALGLMAGWLGGFWDSILSRVTEIFFAIPLLLGGMLIMSGLEGNAWTVSLVMATLGWPQIFRIMRSSVLQNKNNDYVMAARALGAGTLRITMRHILPNAIAPVIVVGAISLGVYIGAEAALSYLGIGVQPPEISWGLMVSDAKDRFLQAPHVLLFPAAALSITVLAFIMVGDAVRDALDPKLR is encoded by the coding sequence ATGCGTGACACAACTTCGGTGGAGGACTCGATGACCGACACCCAGACCGCCGGGGCCCCCGCGGCCGGCGCCACCGTCGACAAGGGTGGCAAGAACGCGGACAAGAAGCCGGAACGCGTCGCGAGCCTGTGGTCCGACGCCGTCCACGACCTGCGCCGCAACCCGGTGTTCCTGATCGGCGCGTTCCTGGTCTTCTGTCTGCTGGTGCTGGCCGTCGTACCGCAGTGGTTCACCTCCGGCAGCCCGTACGAGGCCACCGCCTGCACGCTGCAGGACTCCCTCAAGCGCCCGAGCGCCGAGCACTGGTTCGGCTTCGACATCCAGGGCTGCGACATCTACACGCGTACCATCTGGGCCACGCGCAACTCGGTGATCGTCGGCATCCTCACGACCACGGTCGTGCTGCTCGTCGGCGGGGCCCTCGGTCTGATGGCGGGCTGGCTCGGCGGATTCTGGGACAGCATCCTGTCCCGCGTCACCGAGATCTTCTTCGCGATCCCGCTGCTCCTCGGCGGCATGCTCATCATGTCGGGCCTCGAGGGCAACGCCTGGACCGTCTCGCTCGTCATGGCGACGCTCGGCTGGCCGCAGATCTTCCGCATCATGCGGTCCTCGGTCCTGCAGAACAAGAACAACGACTACGTGATGGCCGCCCGCGCCCTCGGCGCCGGCACCCTGCGCATCACGATGCGGCACATCCTGCCGAACGCCATCGCCCCGGTCATCGTGGTCGGCGCGATCAGCCTCGGCGTGTACATCGGTGCGGAGGCCGCCCTGTCCTACCTGGGCATCGGCGTCCAGCCCCCCGAGATCTCCTGGGGTCTCATGGTGAGCGACGCGAAGGACCGCTTCCTCCAAGCACCCCACGTGCTCCTCTTCCCGGCCGCCGCGCTGAGCATCACCGTGCTCGCGTTCATCATGGTCGGCGACGCGGTGCGCGACGCCCTCGACCCGAAGCTGCGCTGA
- a CDS encoding ABC transporter ATP-binding protein, translating to MTIIDKTSNVPAPRSAPEGTTPLLEVRDLHVEFHTRDGVAKAVNGVSYSVNAGETLAVLGESGSGKSVTAQAIMGILDMPPGKIPSGEILFQGTDLLKLPSEEFRKVRGQKIAMIFQDALSSLNPVHTVGAQLGEMFRVHRGMSKKDATAKAIELMDRVKIPAARARVGDYPHQFSGGMRQRIMIAMAMALEPDLIIADEPTTALDVTVQAQVMDLLAELQREMNMGLILITHDLGVVADVADKIAVMYGGRIVENAPVHEIYKNPAHPYTRGLLDSIPRLDQKGQELYAIKGLPPNLLNIPSGCAFNPRCPKAQDICRTDVPVLHQVTAQDGTALSGRTSACHFWKEQIHG from the coding sequence TTGACCATCATCGACAAGACCTCGAACGTCCCCGCGCCCCGTTCGGCGCCGGAGGGCACCACCCCGCTCCTCGAAGTGCGCGACCTGCACGTCGAGTTCCACACCCGCGACGGTGTCGCCAAGGCGGTCAACGGAGTCTCGTACTCCGTGAACGCCGGCGAGACCCTCGCCGTCCTCGGCGAGTCCGGCTCCGGCAAGTCCGTGACGGCGCAGGCCATCATGGGCATCCTCGACATGCCCCCCGGCAAGATCCCGTCCGGCGAGATCCTGTTCCAGGGCACCGACCTGCTGAAGCTCCCGTCCGAGGAGTTCCGCAAGGTCCGCGGCCAGAAGATCGCGATGATCTTCCAGGACGCGCTGTCCTCGCTGAACCCGGTGCACACCGTCGGCGCCCAGCTCGGCGAGATGTTCCGCGTCCACCGCGGCATGTCCAAGAAGGACGCCACGGCCAAGGCCATCGAGCTCATGGACCGGGTGAAGATCCCCGCCGCCAGGGCGCGCGTGGGCGACTACCCGCACCAGTTCTCCGGCGGTATGCGCCAGCGCATCATGATCGCCATGGCGATGGCCCTGGAGCCCGACCTGATCATCGCCGACGAGCCCACCACGGCTCTCGACGTGACGGTCCAGGCCCAGGTGATGGACCTGCTCGCGGAGCTCCAGCGCGAGATGAACATGGGCCTGATCCTGATCACCCACGACCTCGGCGTCGTCGCCGACGTCGCGGACAAGATCGCCGTCATGTACGGCGGCCGGATCGTCGAGAACGCCCCGGTGCACGAGATCTACAAGAACCCGGCGCACCCGTATACCCGCGGCCTGCTGGACTCGATCCCGCGCCTGGACCAGAAGGGCCAGGAGCTCTACGCGATCAAGGGCCTGCCGCCCAACCTGCTCAACATCCCCTCGGGCTGCGCCTTCAACCCGCGCTGCCCCAAGGCGCAGGACATCTGCCGCACCGACGTGCCGGTCCTGCACCAGGTGACCGCGCAGGACGGCACCGCGCTGTCCGGCCGCACCAGCGCGTGCCACTTCTGGAAGGAGCAGATCCATGGCTGA
- a CDS encoding ABC transporter ATP-binding protein: MAELTKNATEREPILQVRNLVKHFPLTQGILFKKQVGAVKAVDGISFDLYQGETLGIVGESGCGKSTVAKLLMSLETATSGEVFYKGQDITKLTGKALKAVRRNIQMVFQDPYTSLNPRMTVGDIIGEPYEIHPEVAPKGDRRRKVQELLDVVGLNPEYINRYPHQFSGGQRQRIGIARGLALNPEIIICDEPVSALDVSVQAQVINLMEKLQDEFNLSYVFIAHDLSIVRHISDRVGVMYLGKMAEIGTDTQIYDHPTHPYTQALLSAVPVPDPEVRDNRERIILTGDVPSPANPPSGCRFRTRCWKAQDKCATEEPLLAIPERFKGQTGFAAHESACHFAEEKAVLAV, encoded by the coding sequence ATGGCTGAGCTCACCAAGAACGCCACCGAGCGCGAGCCGATCCTCCAGGTCCGCAACCTGGTCAAGCACTTCCCGCTGACCCAGGGCATCCTGTTCAAGAAGCAGGTCGGCGCGGTCAAGGCGGTCGACGGGATCTCCTTCGACCTGTACCAGGGCGAGACCCTCGGTATCGTGGGCGAGTCCGGCTGTGGCAAGTCCACCGTCGCCAAGCTCCTGATGAGCCTGGAGACCGCCACCTCCGGCGAGGTCTTCTACAAGGGCCAGGACATCACCAAGCTGACGGGCAAGGCCCTCAAGGCCGTGCGCCGCAACATCCAGATGGTGTTCCAGGACCCGTACACCTCGCTGAACCCGCGCATGACGGTCGGCGACATCATCGGGGAGCCTTACGAGATCCACCCCGAGGTGGCTCCCAAGGGCGACCGGCGCCGCAAGGTCCAGGAGCTCCTGGACGTCGTGGGCCTGAACCCGGAGTACATCAACCGCTACCCGCACCAGTTCTCCGGCGGCCAGCGCCAGCGCATCGGCATCGCCCGCGGCCTCGCGCTCAACCCGGAGATCATCATCTGCGACGAGCCGGTCTCCGCGCTCGACGTGTCGGTGCAGGCGCAGGTCATCAACCTGATGGAGAAGCTCCAGGACGAGTTCAACCTGTCCTACGTCTTCATCGCGCACGACCTGTCGATCGTCCGGCACATCTCGGACCGCGTGGGCGTCATGTACCTCGGCAAGATGGCCGAGATCGGCACGGACACGCAGATCTACGACCACCCGACGCACCCCTACACCCAGGCGCTGCTGTCGGCGGTCCCCGTGCCGGACCCCGAGGTCCGGGACAACCGCGAGCGCATCATCCTCACCGGCGACGTCCCGTCCCCGGCCAACCCGCCGTCGGGCTGCCGCTTCCGCACCCGCTGCTGGAAGGCCCAGGACAAGTGCGCCACCGAGGAGCCGCTGCTGGCGATCCCGGAGCGCTTCAAGGGCCAGACCGGCTTCGCCGCGCACGAGTCGGCGTGCCACTTCGCGGAGGAGAAGGCCGTTCTGGCCGTCTGA
- a CDS encoding peptide ABC transporter substrate-binding protein, with protein MRGATHAKWAACAMAVALAATACGGGSGGGGGGGEGIVSSSWGDPQNPLEPANTNEVQGGKVLDMLFRGLKRYDPKTGEALDFLAEKIETTDSQNFTITLKDGWKFSNDEPVTAQSFVDAWNYAADVRNKQNNSPFFSDIVGYEDLHPASGEPKAKTMKGLVVKDPKTFTVALKEKFSTWPETLGYQAFSPLPKAFFTDHAGWLAKPVGNGPYTVDSYTKGTGMKLRKWEGYPGADKAQNGGVDLKVYTDNNTAYTDLISGNLDLVDDVPAQQLKNVANDLGDRYINQPALIIQTLTFPLYDPQWSKEGMEKVRRGISMAINRDEITRQIFRDTRTPAKDWTSPALGDKGGFKSTACGDACTFDPAEAKKLIQEGGGLPGGKVTLTSNVDTGSHRDWMDAVCNSINNALGEGPVCTVNPIGTFADFRNQQSSFKLTGPFRSGWQADYPLIQNFLEPLYYTGASSNYGKFSNPEFDKLVDLANQESDAAKATTTFQDAQKILAEQMPSIPLWYQNGSAGHSERITDVALNQFSVPVYDQIKVS; from the coding sequence ATGCGCGGAGCCACCCACGCCAAGTGGGCCGCATGTGCGATGGCCGTCGCCCTCGCGGCGACGGCCTGCGGCGGCGGAAGCGGCGGCGGCGGAGGCGGTGGCGAGGGGATCGTCAGCTCCTCCTGGGGTGACCCGCAGAACCCGCTGGAGCCCGCCAACACCAACGAGGTGCAGGGCGGCAAGGTACTCGACATGCTGTTCCGGGGCCTGAAGCGCTACGACCCGAAGACCGGTGAGGCCTTGGACTTCCTCGCCGAGAAGATCGAGACCACCGACAGCCAGAACTTCACGATCACGCTGAAGGACGGCTGGAAGTTCAGCAACGACGAGCCCGTCACCGCCCAGTCCTTCGTGGACGCCTGGAACTACGCGGCGGACGTGCGCAACAAGCAGAACAACTCGCCGTTCTTCTCGGACATCGTCGGCTACGAGGACCTGCACCCGGCCTCCGGCGAGCCCAAGGCCAAGACGATGAAGGGCCTCGTCGTCAAGGACCCCAAGACCTTCACCGTCGCCCTGAAGGAGAAGTTCTCCACCTGGCCCGAGACCCTCGGCTACCAGGCCTTCTCCCCGCTGCCCAAGGCCTTCTTCACCGACCACGCCGGCTGGCTCGCCAAACCGGTCGGCAACGGCCCCTACACGGTGGACTCGTACACCAAGGGCACCGGCATGAAGCTGCGCAAGTGGGAGGGCTACCCGGGCGCCGACAAGGCGCAGAACGGCGGCGTCGACCTCAAGGTGTACACGGACAACAATACCGCCTACACCGACCTGATCTCCGGCAACCTCGACCTCGTCGACGACGTCCCTGCGCAGCAGCTGAAGAACGTCGCGAACGACCTGGGCGACCGCTACATCAACCAGCCCGCCCTGATCATCCAGACCCTCACCTTCCCGCTGTACGACCCCCAGTGGAGCAAGGAGGGCATGGAGAAGGTCCGCCGCGGCATCTCCATGGCGATCAACCGGGACGAGATCACCAGGCAGATCTTCCGGGACACCCGCACCCCCGCCAAGGACTGGACCTCCCCGGCCCTCGGCGACAAGGGCGGCTTCAAGTCCACCGCCTGCGGCGACGCCTGCACCTTCGACCCCGCCGAGGCCAAGAAGCTCATCCAGGAGGGCGGCGGACTGCCCGGCGGCAAGGTCACGCTGACCTCCAACGTCGACACCGGCTCGCACCGCGACTGGATGGACGCCGTCTGCAACAGCATCAACAACGCGCTGGGCGAGGGACCCGTCTGCACGGTCAACCCCATCGGCACCTTCGCCGACTTCCGCAACCAGCAGAGCAGCTTCAAGCTGACCGGCCCCTTCCGCTCCGGCTGGCAGGCCGACTACCCGCTGATCCAGAACTTCCTGGAGCCGCTGTACTACACCGGCGCCTCCTCCAACTACGGCAAGTTCAGCAACCCCGAGTTCGACAAGCTCGTCGACCTGGCCAACCAGGAGAGCGACGCCGCCAAGGCGACCACCACCTTCCAGGACGCCCAGAAGATCCTCGCCGAGCAGATGCCCTCCATCCCGCTCTGGTACCAGAACGGCAGCGCCGGGCACTCCGAGCGGATCACCGACGTGGCGCTCAACCAGTTCAGCGTGCCGGTCTACGACCAGATCAAGGTCAGCTGA
- a CDS encoding ABC transporter permease: MGRYVIRRLLQMIPVFIGSTFLIFFMVYALGDPVAALFGDKAPDPATAARIRKDLYLDRPLWEQYLHYMGQIFQGDFGTAFNGQKVTELMATAFPVTLRLTVVAILIEIVVGITLGVVSGLRRGKSIDTSVLVMTLVVISVPTFVTGYLLQYLFGVEWGWVRPTVSPDAPFGELILPGIVLALVSLAYVTRLSRTSIAENVKADYVRTAVAKGLPRRRVITRHLLRNSLIPVVTFIGTDIGALMGGAIVTERIFNIHGVGYQLYQGILRNNAPTVVGFVTILVIVFLLANLLVDLLYAVLDPRIRYA, from the coding sequence ATGGGACGTTACGTGATCCGGCGGCTGCTCCAGATGATCCCCGTGTTCATCGGCAGCACGTTCCTGATCTTCTTCATGGTGTACGCGCTCGGTGACCCGGTCGCGGCCCTCTTCGGCGACAAGGCGCCCGACCCCGCCACCGCCGCGCGCATCCGCAAGGACCTCTACCTCGACCGCCCGCTGTGGGAGCAGTACCTCCACTACATGGGCCAGATCTTCCAGGGCGACTTCGGCACGGCCTTCAACGGCCAGAAGGTCACCGAGCTCATGGCGACGGCCTTCCCCGTCACCCTGCGCCTGACCGTCGTCGCGATCCTCATCGAGATCGTCGTCGGCATCACCCTCGGGGTGGTCAGCGGACTGCGCCGCGGCAAGTCCATCGACACCTCCGTCCTCGTGATGACCCTCGTCGTCATCTCGGTGCCCACCTTCGTGACGGGCTACCTGCTCCAGTACCTCTTCGGCGTCGAATGGGGCTGGGTCCGGCCCACCGTCTCCCCCGACGCCCCCTTCGGCGAGCTGATCCTGCCCGGCATCGTGCTCGCCCTCGTCTCGCTCGCCTACGTGACCCGGCTCTCGCGCACCTCCATCGCCGAGAACGTCAAGGCCGACTACGTCCGCACCGCCGTCGCCAAGGGGCTGCCGCGCCGCCGGGTCATCACCCGCCACCTGCTGCGCAACTCCCTGATCCCGGTGGTCACCTTCATCGGCACCGACATCGGCGCGCTCATGGGCGGTGCCATCGTCACCGAGCGGATCTTCAACATCCACGGCGTCGGCTACCAGCTCTACCAGGGCATCCTGCGCAACAACGCGCCCACCGTGGTCGGCTTCGTGACCATCCTCGTCATCGTCTTCCTGCTGGCGAACCTGCTCGTCGACCTGCTCTACGCGGTCCTGGACCCGAGGATCCGTTATGCCTGA
- a CDS encoding ABC transporter permease yields the protein MPEPERPDAYDPVGPLPREAMSPTGQGGAMDLALEEGESLEKTLGPAPGGAGPSEKARSLWSDAWHQLRRNPVFIVSALLILFLVVIAIWPQLIAGGDPLQCDLSKSQQGSSPGHPFGYDTQGCDVYTRTVYGARASITVGVCATLGAALLGSALGGLAGFFGGWWDALLSRVADIFFGIPVILGGLVFLSVVTSTTVWPVVGFIVLLGWPQLARIARGSVITAKQNDYVQAARALGAGNGRMLLRHVAPNAVAPVIVVATIALGTYIALEATLSFLGVGLRPPTVSWGIDISNAASQIRNAPHMLLWPAGALSLTVLAFIMLGDAVRDALDPKLR from the coding sequence ATGCCTGAGCCCGAGCGCCCCGACGCCTACGACCCCGTCGGCCCTCTCCCGCGCGAAGCGATGTCCCCCACCGGCCAAGGCGGAGCCATGGACCTGGCCCTGGAGGAGGGGGAGAGCCTCGAGAAGACCCTCGGCCCCGCACCCGGCGGAGCCGGACCCTCCGAGAAGGCCCGCTCGCTGTGGTCCGACGCCTGGCACCAGCTGCGCCGCAACCCCGTCTTCATCGTCTCCGCCCTGCTGATCCTCTTCCTCGTCGTCATCGCGATCTGGCCCCAGCTCATCGCGGGCGGCGACCCCCTCCAGTGCGACCTGTCCAAGTCCCAGCAGGGCTCCTCCCCGGGGCACCCCTTCGGCTACGACACCCAGGGCTGCGACGTGTACACCCGTACCGTCTACGGCGCCCGCGCCTCCATCACCGTCGGCGTGTGCGCCACCCTCGGCGCCGCCCTGCTCGGCTCCGCGCTCGGCGGGCTCGCCGGCTTCTTCGGCGGCTGGTGGGACGCGCTGCTCTCCCGGGTCGCGGACATCTTCTTCGGCATCCCGGTGATCCTCGGCGGCCTGGTCTTCCTGTCCGTCGTCACCAGCACCACCGTCTGGCCCGTGGTCGGCTTCATCGTGCTGCTCGGCTGGCCGCAGCTCGCCCGCATCGCCCGCGGCTCGGTGATCACCGCCAAACAGAACGACTACGTCCAGGCCGCCCGCGCGCTCGGCGCGGGCAACGGCCGGATGCTGCTGCGACACGTGGCGCCCAACGCCGTCGCGCCCGTCATCGTCGTCGCCACCATCGCGCTCGGCACCTACATCGCCCTGGAAGCCACCCTGTCCTTCCTCGGCGTCGGCCTGCGCCCGCCCACCGTCTCCTGGGGCATCGACATCTCCAACGCGGCCTCGCAGATCCGCAACGCCCCGCACATGCTGCTCTGGCCGGCGGGCGCGCTCAGCCTGACCGTGCTCGCCTTCATCATGCTCGGCGACGCGGTGCGCGACGCCCTCGACCCCAAGCTGCGCTGA
- a CDS encoding ABC transporter ATP-binding protein has protein sequence MLLEVRDLHVEFKTRDGVAKAVNGVDYSVDEGETLAVLGESGSGKSVTAQAVMGILDVPPGRIAGGEILFKGQDLLKMKEEHRRKVRGAEMAMIFQDALSSLNPVLSVGAQLGEMYEVHRGMSRKDAKGKAVELMDRVKIPAAKQRVGDYPHQFSGGMRQRIMIAMALALEPSLIIADEPTTALDVTVQAQVMDLLAELQRELNMGLILITHDLGVVADVADKIAVMYAGRIVEAAPVHEIYRAPAHPYTRGLLDSIPRLDQKGQELYAIKGLPPNLLAIPPGCAFNPRCPMAQAVCRAEVPPLARVAEDRTSACFFWKECLHA, from the coding sequence ATGCTGCTCGAAGTCCGCGACCTGCACGTGGAATTCAAGACGCGCGACGGAGTCGCGAAGGCGGTCAACGGCGTCGACTACTCGGTGGACGAGGGCGAGACGCTCGCCGTGCTCGGCGAGTCGGGCTCCGGCAAGTCGGTGACCGCGCAGGCCGTCATGGGGATCCTGGACGTGCCGCCGGGCCGGATCGCGGGCGGCGAGATCCTCTTCAAGGGCCAGGACCTGCTGAAGATGAAGGAGGAGCACCGCCGGAAGGTCCGCGGCGCCGAGATGGCGATGATCTTCCAGGACGCCCTGTCCTCCCTGAACCCCGTCCTCAGCGTCGGCGCGCAGCTCGGCGAGATGTACGAGGTGCACCGCGGGATGTCCCGCAAGGACGCCAAGGGCAAGGCCGTCGAGCTGATGGACCGGGTGAAGATCCCGGCGGCCAAGCAGCGCGTGGGGGACTACCCCCACCAGTTCTCCGGCGGCATGCGCCAGCGCATCATGATCGCGATGGCGCTGGCGCTGGAGCCCTCGCTGATCATCGCCGACGAGCCGACCACCGCCCTGGACGTCACCGTCCAGGCCCAGGTGATGGACCTGCTGGCCGAGCTCCAGCGCGAGCTCAACATGGGCCTCATCCTGATCACCCACGACCTGGGCGTGGTCGCCGACGTCGCCGACAAGATCGCCGTCATGTACGCGGGCCGGATCGTCGAAGCCGCCCCGGTCCACGAGATCTACCGGGCGCCGGCCCACCCCTATACGAGGGGCCTGTTGGACTCGATCCCGCGCCTGGACCAGAAGGGCCAGGAGCTGTACGCGATCAAGGGCCTGCCGCCGAACCTGCTGGCCATCCCGCCCGGTTGCGCCTTCAACCCGCGCTGCCCGATGGCGCAGGCCGTCTGCCGGGCCGAGGTCCCTCCGCTGGCGCGGGTCGCCGAGGACCGGACCAGCGCCTGCTTCTTCTGGAAGGAGTGCCTCCATGCCTGA